In Haliscomenobacter hydrossis DSM 1100, the DNA window ATCGACCTGTTGATCACCTGGCTGCGCGAAAAAAGTGGCGTCAAAAAACCGCTTGAACTATCAACCGATCCGGTAAGCGGAGATGTCGCGCTTGGAAAAAAATTGTACAACAAAACCTGTGCAACTTGCCATGGCCTGAAGGGTGAAGGAGTTAGTGCCCCAGCCTTGGGGAACCCCATGTTTTTGGCCACCGCCAGCGATGCCTTTTTGCGCTATGCCATTGCGGAAGGCCGAGACAGCACTCCTATGCGGGCATTCAAAAACGAACTCAAGAAGGAAGAAATAGACGGCCTCACGGCTTATATCCGCAGTCGTGCTTCGGGCTGGAACGCTCCTGGTGCAGTGGTGATCAAAGAACCACTCCCTAAAGATTACATCTTGAACCCCAAAAAGAAGGCGCCCAAATTCAGCTTGCGGGAAGGAAAATTCGTGCCCGCCGAACAAGTGCTCAAAGCATTGCAAGACAAATCCCGTATGGTGATCCTTGATGCACGCTCCAAAGCGGGCTGGCACCAGAGCCATATCCCGGGCGCGGTTCCAGTTCCTTATTACGAGGAGCCCGATTCCTTTATCAAAGATATGCCCAAAGATGGCACCTGGATTGTGGTGTATTGTGCCTGTCCGCATGCGGCCTCAGAAAAGGTAGTGAGTACCTTGCGGCGATTGGGTTATAAAAACACCGCCATTATTGACGAGGGCATTCTTGTTTGGACAAATCGGGGGTATCCGGTGCAATATGGGCAAGGCGATGTGGCAAAAAAATAGGCTTGTTGCAACATAAGCAAGCAACGTCGCGGCCTATTATTTTCTACAATGTCGATTTTCGTGCTTAGTGTGTTTTGAGGCTTCGCCTCTCTTTGCTAAAAGCGGCAGGGTTGGAAAACGGATTGAACGGATTGAACGGATTGGAACGGATTTTTTATTCCGCCTGCGGCGGATAAGGACGAGCCGAAGGCGAGTCAAAGTCCGTTTTCATCCGTTCAATCCGTTCAATCCGTTTTCCAATCCTGCCGCTCTCCGCCGAAGGCGTTAAAGCGCGAAGCGCACAAAACGTCCTCGTTGTAAATAATAGACAGCGAAGCTGCTTGCTGCGTAATGTGAGATGCTCAATCATGAAACAAGCCAAGCAATGAAAAAAGTAATTCATAAAATCACCATAATCTGTCTCTTTATCCTGACAAACCCAGGATTCGGGCAGGCCCAAACCCAGGACAATCTTTTGTTCCATTGCCCGCCCTTGTCAAAAGGCACAACGCCCCCCACTCCACGTGCCCATACCATCGCCGATTCTCTGGCGAAGGAAGCACTGATCCCCTTGGATGCGGAAACCGAAGCCCGGATTGCCAAGGTTAACTCCCGGTCTCGACAGTCAACAAAATCAGATTCCGCCAGGGTGAGGGCTTTTTTTGAGCTGCTGGGCTCGGTGCATGGTTCCTTGCACCGCTATGCCGGGATACCTTCACAAGATAAGTTGGAAAAAGCTTTGGCAGATTTGCACCAGGCTTTGTTGCTGAATCCGGATTTGGTAGCAGCGATCCATTCCATCGCACTGATCGCTGCCCGGGGCGGACACGACTATGCCTGCGCCGAAGCCCTGTATTTGCGGGCCCTAAAAATTGAGCCAGCCAACGCAATCATCCATTTCGATTACGCTGAATTATTGGCTTATCAGGGGAAATTCGAAGCGGCTTTTCGTTATGCCGAAACAGCCATGGCCCTCGCCGACCAGCCGAGCAAAGACCTCTATCAATGGAGGGTAATGCGGATGCACTACATGGCCAAAAACTACGATTGGGTGATCAATCAATGTGATCAGCACATCGAAAAAACAGACCAGGAAGACTTCTGGAACAATGGCTGGCCCGCCTATTATTACAAAGGGCTGGCCCTGGCAGAACAGGAAAAATTTGACCAGGCTTTGGAAGCAGAAAATTTGACCTATGCGTTTTTGAGCACGGATGGATTCAACCTGGCCAGCTCGGCACGCGCTTACGCTATGGCCGGTGATACCGCAGTCGCCAAGCGGGTGCTGGCTGCTGTTTTGGAGCCAAACTTTGAGTGGATGCCCTACGAAATAGCCACGGCTTACGAAGCGCTCGGCGATTTTGACAATACTTTTCTATGGCTAAATATCGCAGCGGACGAAGGGGATGAATGGCTCCGCTGGCTCAACCTCGACCCTCGCTGGAAACGCATCCGGAGTGACCCGAGGTTTAAGAAAGTTCAAGTTCGGGCGGGCGGGTAGGGTTCCTTGGTGTTTTCTCGATTTTCATCTCGGAGGCCGTTTCCTACCATTCGGAAGATCAAACGCCGCATTGGGAAAGACTTTTTGTGTTACTGCATTACGATGTGTAGATTTATAGGGTAAAGCAAGCTCCATCATCAGCACTTGAAGCCATGAAATTCAGCATCGAAGAAAGCGGTATCCCCGAATCCATCCACAACAAAATCTTCCAACCCTTCTTCACCACCAAACCGACCGGGCAAGGGACAGGTTTGGGGCTGAGTTTGGCGTATGATATTGTGACGAAGGGGCATGGGGGACGCTAAGTGTAAGCAGCATACCCGGAGCAACAACAACTTTTGAGATCCAATTGCCCATGGCATAGGGCACGGCTAAAAAAATCTTCACTCCCCCACTTACCTCTCCCCTGCTGATTGTAATAAAGGGTTAAGATGTGCTCACATGTCTTCCTTCATTTACAATACGAATTGAATACCTTATGACCATCCAAAGCACCCTTCAACCTACGGCAAAGTCTGAGCGGATTTCTGCACTGGACACCTTGAGAGGCATTTCCCTCTTTGGCATTTTATTAATGAACATCATCAATTTCGGTTTATACAAAGCCTATTTCGACCCGACCAATAGCGGCGGAGCCACGGGTTGGAATCTCACGGCGTGGTGGATGAATACGCTCTTTTTTGAAGGCACCATGCGCGGGATGTTTTCTATGTTGTTTGGAGCGGGGATTCTATTGTTTACAGGCCGTTCGTCCGAAAACCAACAAGGCAGCGCTGTAACTGACCTTTTTTTCCGCCGCTTGTGGTGGATGCTGATTTTTGGTATCATTCATTGTTATCTGCTGCTCTGGGAAGGCGATATATTGTATTGCTACGCACTGGTGGGTATGTTTGCTTTCAGCTTCAGGCACCTGGCACCTAAACAGCTGATCACTGGCACTGTTGTAATCCTGCTCCTGGCCACTGCATGGAGCCTCAAAGATTATTTTCAGGTAAAAAACACTTATGAGGCCTCCGCTGCCGCGAGTTTAAAGCAAGAAAAAGGACAAACCTTAACGGAAAAAGAAACAGCAGCCATTGAAAAATGGGCGGCGAAAGTCAAAGAAGCGAAAGCCAACCCCAAGGACTTGAAAAAAGAGATGGCCGCAAGGAGCAAGGGTTATTGGAGCATTGTGATGCACAAAGCCCCGGAGAATATGGCCGCAGAAACCTTTTTTGTGTACCGATACAATTTTCTGGATACCCTTGCCATGATGCTATGGGGAATGGCCTTTTTCAAAATGGGCATACTTAGAGCACTTAAATCAAGGCGATTCTATTTATGGATGGCTTTAATCGGTTATGGCATCGGCATTCCCGTCAATTATTATGAGGGCTGGCTACAGGTATCCCATAACTTCGCCCTTGAATCAATTTATCAATCCTGGTTGACTTACGATTTGGGTAGGGTCGCTACCACTTGTGGACATGTTGCACTCATCATGCTGTTTGTCAAATCCGGTATTTTACCCTTTTTACAGAAAGCCCTGGCTGCTGTCGGGCAAATGGCCTTTACCAATTACGTCTCCCATTCGATTATCTGCAATTTCATTTTCCTGGGTTATGGTTTTTCGATGTACGGCAAATTGCAGCGCTACGAGTTGTATTACATCGTTGCTGGCATCTGGATTTTACAATTGATTGTCAGCCCAATATGGTTGAAATATTACCGTTTTGGTCCCTTGGAATGGGTGTGGCGGAGTTTGACGTATTGGAAAATACAACCTTTTTCAAAAGTGCCACTTATTTCAGATGAAAAATAATACCTTTTTGAAAATGAATCAAGACCAAACAATTCAGCCCATCAATACCAAAGCCATTATTGTTGGCATGGTGCTGCTGTTCATTGCCTTACAGCTAGGCTTTCACCCCACCTATATAAAGCATTTTCCAGCATTCAAGCCGTTCACGTGGCTGCATCATGTTCATGGAGCTTTGATGGCCTCCTGGATTATATTGTTGGTCGTTCAACCGATTTTGATTCATAAAGGCAAGTATAAAGTGCATCGTTTTATGGGTAAGTTGTCTTACCTCATCGCTCCATTGATGATTGTTTCCATGTATTTGATCTTGCGATTTACTTATCATAAACATGTCATGGATGTTTCTCCAGAAGCTGAAATATCAAATCAAGGGCCGATCATCATGCAGTTATTCGGTTTCACCGTTTTATATGCACTAGGGGTGATTTACCGTAAGCATACTTTTTATCATCTACGGTTTATGATCGGAACAGCAATACTGATGATCATACCCATATTAGGCAGAATATTTTTTGAATATTTTGGTGCGACGGTATGGTATGATTTGTACTTAAGTGTCGGGATAGCTTTCTTTTTAACGATAAATGATGCCCGTAAAAAACAAGATTGGAGGCCATATGCCATTGTTACGGCGGTACTTTGCTCCATTTTATTGGTGTATTTTATTCGGAACACCGAGGCGTGGTTAGCAGTTGGGCGTTTTGTGGTACATACGTTTTACTGAAAATACTGCCTCCACATTTTCTCTGATTTTCAACCCAAAAAGTAAAAAATAACTTCATCATCACCCGTAAGGGACGGAAAACATTTTAGCATGAAAAACACCATCTTCCTCCTCTGCTGCCTGTTTTGTGCAACGCTGCTCCAAAATGTAGGAGCGCAATCCGCAGCGAACCCTAATCCGCCTCAGCGCCGCCTTCGTGAAGTCAGCTTCCACGGCAGCGGCTACGCACGCGGCCTGCAACACGGCCAACAATTGAAAAAAGAAATCGGCGAAATTGTCGCCAAATGGAAAAAAAGCGTAGAAAGTGAGTTGAACAAACCAGCCGATCAGGTGGTGGTGGATTTTTTTGCTTACGCCCGCTTCGATGAAGCCATCAAAAAATGGACGCCCGATCTGTATGAAGAGGTGCGCGGCATCGCCGACGGTTCGGGGCAGGCCTTCAACGACATTATGGTGCACAACCTGCTCGACGAATTTTGGGTCTGGCAGGATGCCCGCGACAAGCACCATTGCAGCGGCATCGGCGTTCCTGCCCGCGACGGCAACCCCGGCTACATCGCCCAAAACATGGACTTGGAAGGCTACACCGACGGCTATCAGGTCTTGATGCGCCTAGCAAAAACCAAAAAAACGCCCGAACAACTCATCCTCACCTATCCCGGCCTTATCGCCCTCAATGGCCTGAACGAAGCGGGCATCGGTGCCTGCATGAACACCCTGATGCAACTCAAAGCCAACGCCACGGGCCTGCCCGTCGCTTTCGTCGTGCGACGCATCCTCAACAGCACCGACAAAGACGAGATATTGCGCTTCATCCAAAGCGTACCCCATGCCTCGGGGCAGAACTACATCATCGGGATCAAGGGTGAGGTCTATGACTTTGAAGCGTCTTGCAACAAAGTCGTGCGTTTTGACCCTCAAAATGCCAACGGCACGGTGTACCACACCAACCACCCCGTCGCCAACGACGACCTGAAGGACTGGTACAAGGAGCCGGAAAAAGGAAACAGCGCCATCCGCCTTGCTTCAGTGCAGGGGCACATCGCCACACTTCCCAACGCCAAAGACGCCGACATCAAAGCCGCCTTGCGCGCCAAGGACGACCCGGGCAACCCCGTTTGCCGTACTTTCAACCGCTGGGGTGGTACCTTTGGCTCGGTGGTAATGACCCTCACGGGCAATCCCAAACTGCAAATCACTGCCGGGCCACCGGATGAGTCGGAGTACAAAGAAGTGCAGTTTAGTAAGAGTCAAAGAAAAACCGAATAAAATGAACTCAAAAGGCCTATTTCTGCTGTTGCTCTGCCTGCTCACTGCTTGTTCCAATCATTCAGCCGCTCAAAAAGAGGATACTGAGGCCAATTACTACACCCAGGGCAATACCAACCGCACCGCCGCTGAATGGGAACCCGCGAAAGGAACATTGGTAGCGTGGCCTTTGGCTTTGCCCCACAAATTGCTCGTAGAGTTGGCCAAAGACAATCACCTCTACACCTTGGTTGAAAATGATTCCATCAAAAAAGAAGCTCAAAAATGGTACGCCCAATGGGGCATTGAGGCTTCCCAAAATACATTTGTGTATGTACCCCGGGGAATCGACTTTTGGTGGGTAAGAGATTGGGGCCCAAGTGCAATATTCACCCCAGATGGCAAAATGAAACTCGCAGATGCCAATTGTCTTTATGTCCCGCCCAGAGCCAAATCGGGTTGTAGCGATAGCTTGTATTCTTTGTTCTCCGATACACCACATGAAGTCTTGAAATCGGCAATAGATGATGCAACGATCTTGCCATTGGGAAAAGGCTTGGACTTGGATGTATTGAACCTGCCATTCATCAATACGGGTGGCAATTTTATGACTGATGGCTTGGGTACGGCTTTTTCGACTTGCATTTTACCCAGCGAAAACAAATTCCACCAGACACCCGAAGCCCAGTATTTCAAACTCAACAAAGAGTTGCAGGGAATCACCAACTACCATATTGTTTCCAATTTTGAAAAGCTGGGCATTCAACATATTGACTGCTTCATGAAATTGTTGGATGAAGAACGAATACTGGTAGCCGAGCCGCCTGCGGACCATGAGTTATATCCCGTTTATGAGAACATCGTTCAGAATGAGTTAAAAAAGTTAAAAACGGTATATGGTCGCCCTTACGAAATTTTGAGGTTAAAAACAGACCGATACGAGGGTGAGCAATTGGCGGCGTATTCCAATTCCATCATTGTCAATAAAACCATTTACGTTCCGCTGTTCCAAATTAAAGCCGATCGTGTTGCCCTGCAAACCTGGCGAAAGGTAATGCCTGGTTATACCGTAAAAGGTTTTGAGTTTGCCTTGAAGGACGAGCCGTTCCTTGCCCCAGGCATGAAAGAACAATATTCATCGGGCTATGGCTGGAAAAGTGGTGATGCCTTACATTGCCGCACCAGGGCAGTTTGGGATAAGGAAATGCTTTTTATCAGTGTCAAAAGAGTAGATAAGGTGGTGGACGCAGAACATCGGAACATCGTTTACACCACCATCATCGATTACAGCAAAAAAGGATTGGTAAAAGACAAAGCTCAATTGTTTTGGAGGGCTGAGGGAGAAACGAATTGGAGAAGTGCTGCGCTCAACCCAAGCGAAAATCCAACCCATTTTTTCTACGAAATCCCTTATCATCAAAAAGGAGCGAATATTGAGTATTACATCGTTGCCGAATCAAAATCGGGCAGAAAGGAAACGCAGCCACGGACAGCCCCTGTGGGAACCTATCATTTTAAAATAGAATAGATGGTTTGAATTTGGGAAAAGGGGAAATCAAGAACCTGCACTCATTGTATGGACGGTGGGATAAAGTAAACTAGTTCATTTTTCGAAAATTCCTTTGTATTTTCAAATCAACCAATCAATTTTTAATGCACAAAAAGAATACCTTAAGTTTTTTATTTTGTGGGTTATAACCCTAACCCGCTGCAGCATGTCAGAAGCGCCAGAAGAATTTGTTTCCGAATTAGAAAAGCTCCTTGCCGATGGGCAAACAGCGGAAGTCGTCGCCAAACTCCGCCAAATGAACCTTGCCGATGACCTTGCGCAAATCGTGACCCTCAACGCTGGGCGTTTGGCTGAGCTCGATGGGAAAAACCACACTGGCCAACTCTCTTTTGCTGAGGCCAACATTGAACGAAACAAAATCAATGCTGCCCTGCTAGCTGTGCTTGGGAAACTATCCTCAGAAAAGACCAACCAGGCCAACATCCGCAGCGACATCTACCACCTCCCCGACCTCCAACCCCACTTCACTGGCCGCGAAAAAGAACTCAAGATCCTGAACGAGGCCTGGGCCAATCCGCAGACCAATCTGCTACAATTCGTCGCCCCAGGTGGTACGGGCAAAACCATGCTCCTCACCTACTGGCTAAACCACCGCCTGCCCGACAGCAAAGCCCAACAGCCCGCCGCCATTTACGCCTGGTCCTTCTTCAGCCAGGGCAGCAACGAGGGGCGGCAGAGCTCTTCCGACTTCTTTTTTGAAGCAGCAGCGCGTTTTTTCGAGCTCCAACTGCCGACCGACCCCAGCGAACGTGGGCGCGAAGTGGCCCGTCGACTGCGCAGCGAGCGCTGCCTGCTGATCCTCGACGGCACCGAACCGCTGCAATACCCACCTGGCACCCCTGGTGGCCTAGGCGGCAAACTCAAAGACCCTGCCCTGGCGGCCCTGCTGCGCGAACTGGCCTTCCAGCAACCCGGCCTCTGTCTGCTGAGCACCCGTGTGGCCATCGAAAACCTCGCGGGCATCGAAGCCCCCAAACACCAGTGCCGCCAATTGGAAAATTTCGACAACAAGGAAGGAGCTTTGTTCTTGAAAAACCTCGGCGTACGCGGCAAACTCGCCGAACTCGAAGCCGCCGCCGAAGAGTACAAAGGCCATGCCCTGGCCCTGCGCCTGCTGGGCAATTACCTCGTGGATCTGCTCGATGGCGATGTGCGCCAACGCGACCGCATCCCGCACCTGACGGATGACGACACGCAGGGCCAACACGCCCGCCGCGTGATGCAGGCCTACGCCCACTGGTTTGAGCAGGGCCACCACGAAGCAGGCGGCAGCGGCACCCCGCCCGAACTGACCCTGCTGCGACTGATGGGCCTTTTTGACCGCCCCGCCCCTGTCGAAGCGCTGGATGCACTGGCCGCGCCACCCACTATTGAGGGCCTGACCGATGGATTGGACGGCCTTACTCCTGAGCGCCTGCGCCGCGCCTTCGAACACCTCAAAAAACTCGGCCTGCTCGAAGAAAACCGCCTCAAAGCACCCGCACTGCCCAAAACCCTGCCCCACTTGCCCGCCCTACGCGAACTGGACAGCCTGGACGCCCACCCCCTCGTGCGCGAGCATTTTGGCCAGGCACTCGAAGCCGAACGGCCCGTTGCCTGGCGTGAAGCCAATACCCGCCTCTACCATTTTTACAAAAACCTGCCCAGTAAGCAGCTGCCCGATACGCTGGCGGAACTGGAGCCGCTTTATACGGCCATGGCTTTTGGGGCACGGGCGGGTTTGCAGCAGGAGGTGTTGGATGAAGTATATTGGGAAAGAATTAGCAGAAAAAATCACGCTTACTCCCTCGAACAACTCGGTGCCTTCGGAAGCGATTTGGCCGGTTTGGCCACTTTGTTCGAAAATCCCTGGTCGAAACCTTCCCAAAACATGAGCGAGGCGAACCAGGCAGTGGTCTTGAGTTGGGCCGGTTTCCGGCTGCGGGGCTTGGGCAGGTTGCGGGAGGCTGCGGAACCGATGCAGGCGAGTTTGGAGTTTCAGAAAAAATTAGAAAACTGGGAAGAAGTTGCGGTGAATGCCTCCAACTTAAGCCAACTGTACCTCACCCTCGGTGCCCTGCGCGAGGCGGTAGATTTCGGACGGCAGGCCGTGGACTTTGCCGACCGGAGCGGGGATGGTTTTGAAAAAGAAGCCGACAGAGCAACCCTTGCCGACGCGCTGCACCAGGTCGGCCAAAAAGCCGAGGCGGAGCAGCTGTTTGCCGAAGCGGAGGCCATGCAGCGGGAAAGACGGCCGGAGTACCGTTTTTTGTTTTCCCTGCGTGGGTACCAGTACTGCGACCTACTGCTGGGGCTTGGGAAACGGGTGGAGGTGTTGGAGCGGGCAGAGGAAGGTTTGAAAATTTCAACCGAACAAAACTGGCTTATGGACATCGCCCTCGACCAGCTCTCTATTGCCCGTGCCCACACCGCAGCCAGCCAAAGCGAAGACAGCGCCGC includes these proteins:
- a CDS encoding ATP-binding protein, giving the protein MKFSIEESGIPESIHNKIFQPFFTTKPTGQGTGLGLSLAYDIVTKGHGGR
- a CDS encoding C45 family autoproteolytic acyltransferase/hydolase; protein product: MKNTIFLLCCLFCATLLQNVGAQSAANPNPPQRRLREVSFHGSGYARGLQHGQQLKKEIGEIVAKWKKSVESELNKPADQVVVDFFAYARFDEAIKKWTPDLYEEVRGIADGSGQAFNDIMVHNLLDEFWVWQDARDKHHCSGIGVPARDGNPGYIAQNMDLEGYTDGYQVLMRLAKTKKTPEQLILTYPGLIALNGLNEAGIGACMNTLMQLKANATGLPVAFVVRRILNSTDKDEILRFIQSVPHASGQNYIIGIKGEVYDFEASCNKVVRFDPQNANGTVYHTNHPVANDDLKDWYKEPEKGNSAIRLASVQGHIATLPNAKDADIKAALRAKDDPGNPVCRTFNRWGGTFGSVVMTLTGNPKLQITAGPPDESEYKEVQFSKSQRKTE
- a CDS encoding tetratricopeptide repeat protein — protein: MKKVIHKITIICLFILTNPGFGQAQTQDNLLFHCPPLSKGTTPPTPRAHTIADSLAKEALIPLDAETEARIAKVNSRSRQSTKSDSARVRAFFELLGSVHGSLHRYAGIPSQDKLEKALADLHQALLLNPDLVAAIHSIALIAARGGHDYACAEALYLRALKIEPANAIIHFDYAELLAYQGKFEAAFRYAETAMALADQPSKDLYQWRVMRMHYMAKNYDWVINQCDQHIEKTDQEDFWNNGWPAYYYKGLALAEQEKFDQALEAENLTYAFLSTDGFNLASSARAYAMAGDTAVAKRVLAAVLEPNFEWMPYEIATAYEALGDFDNTFLWLNIAADEGDEWLRWLNLDPRWKRIRSDPRFKKVQVRAGG
- a CDS encoding DUF418 domain-containing protein, translating into MTIQSTLQPTAKSERISALDTLRGISLFGILLMNIINFGLYKAYFDPTNSGGATGWNLTAWWMNTLFFEGTMRGMFSMLFGAGILLFTGRSSENQQGSAVTDLFFRRLWWMLIFGIIHCYLLLWEGDILYCYALVGMFAFSFRHLAPKQLITGTVVILLLATAWSLKDYFQVKNTYEASAAASLKQEKGQTLTEKETAAIEKWAAKVKEAKANPKDLKKEMAARSKGYWSIVMHKAPENMAAETFFVYRYNFLDTLAMMLWGMAFFKMGILRALKSRRFYLWMALIGYGIGIPVNYYEGWLQVSHNFALESIYQSWLTYDLGRVATTCGHVALIMLFVKSGILPFLQKALAAVGQMAFTNYVSHSIICNFIFLGYGFSMYGKLQRYELYYIVAGIWILQLIVSPIWLKYYRFGPLEWVWRSLTYWKIQPFSKVPLISDEK
- a CDS encoding agmatine deiminase family protein, producing MNSKGLFLLLLCLLTACSNHSAAQKEDTEANYYTQGNTNRTAAEWEPAKGTLVAWPLALPHKLLVELAKDNHLYTLVENDSIKKEAQKWYAQWGIEASQNTFVYVPRGIDFWWVRDWGPSAIFTPDGKMKLADANCLYVPPRAKSGCSDSLYSLFSDTPHEVLKSAIDDATILPLGKGLDLDVLNLPFINTGGNFMTDGLGTAFSTCILPSENKFHQTPEAQYFKLNKELQGITNYHIVSNFEKLGIQHIDCFMKLLDEERILVAEPPADHELYPVYENIVQNELKKLKTVYGRPYEILRLKTDRYEGEQLAAYSNSIIVNKTIYVPLFQIKADRVALQTWRKVMPGYTVKGFEFALKDEPFLAPGMKEQYSSGYGWKSGDALHCRTRAVWDKEMLFISVKRVDKVVDAEHRNIVYTTIIDYSKKGLVKDKAQLFWRAEGETNWRSAALNPSENPTHFFYEIPYHQKGANIEYYIVAESKSGRKETQPRTAPVGTYHFKIE